A genomic window from Quercus lobata isolate SW786 chromosome 10, ValleyOak3.0 Primary Assembly, whole genome shotgun sequence includes:
- the LOC115962736 gene encoding uncharacterized protein LOC115962736 — KNAFLNGDLNEEVYMQPPPGLSVDSNKVCYLRRALYGLKQAPRAWFAKFSSTISHLGYMASHYDSALFLRRTDKGTILLLLYVDDMIITGDDLSGIQELKGFLSQQFEMKDLGHLSYFLGLEITHSTDGLYLTQTKYASELLSRAGLTDSKTVDTPVELNAHLTPSGGKPLSNPSLYRRLVGSLVYLTVTRPDISYAVHQVSQYLSAPRSTHYAAVLRILRYLKGTLFHGLFYSAQSPLVLRAFSDADWAGDPTDRRSTTGYCFLLGSSLISWRSKKQTFVARSSTEAEYRALADTTSELLWLRWLLKDLGVSTSSATPLYCDNQSAIHIAHNDVFHERTKHI, encoded by the coding sequence aaaaatgcattccttaatggggatttaaatgaagaagtttatatgcaacctcctcctggtctctctgttgactcaaacaaggtttgttaccttcgacgtgcactttatggccttaaacaagctccacgagcttggtttgccaaattcagctctaccatctctcatttgggttacatggccagtcattatgattctgccttatttcttcgtcgcactgacaaaggcactattttacttctcttgtatgtggatgatatgatcataactggtgatgacctcagtggcattcaagaactcaagggttttctcagtcagcaatttgagatgaaagatcttggacatctcagctacttcttgggtcttgaaatcactcattctacagatggactttatcTTACTCAAActaagtatgcttctgaactcttgtctcgagctggactcactgatagcaagactgttgacactccagttgagcttaatgcgcatctgactccctcaggggggaaaccattgtctaatccctctctttacagacgattggttggcagcctagtttatctcacagttactcgtccagacatctcctatgctgttcatcaggtgagccagtatctgtctgctccacgatcaactcactatgctgctgttctgcgcattcttcgatacctgaagggcaccctctttcatggccttttctactcagctcagtctcctcttgtactccgtgcattctctgatgctgattgggcaggagatcccactgatcgcaggtccactacaggttattgctttctccttggttcttctttgatttcttggcgaagtaagaaacaaaccttTGTGGCCCGCtctagtactgaagcagaatatcgtgcccttgctgataccacatctgagctcctttggctacgatggcttcttaaggatttaggtgtgtccacatcctctgctactcccctttattgtgacaaccagagtgccattcatattgctcacaatgatgtcttccatgaacggactaaacacatc